One segment of Deinococcus misasensis DSM 22328 DNA contains the following:
- a CDS encoding UvrD-helicase domain-containing protein — translation MRIRARSASAGTGKTTSLVREVLLSLPQTPLRRTAIVTFTRSGAADLRLRLEMALREIIEKGKHLDVVSRDRKLYLEALSELRGATITTLHGFFRTLLRLNAPGLGLDPDFAAQDELESHLLFQEACFEVIAEAVSVPMSSGVPLVAQWGTDETLRTLIELRKQRAYSPFQAYGVLERELLELYQEAAKRTRERQAGRVLDPDDVEEWAHRLTQSPDMLQRVHERFKRVFIDEFQDVSPLQARIVHALKIPLVDLVGDAKQSIYAFRNADVNAFLELYQNAEQLTPLTVSYRHPPTLARIFTEVAERFFPEFEELGLPARVTSAHTEDLTTPIEVRLTRADSIALARKQEAEDLALRLRRIYARGTPWEDMVILVRRRTSLRYLEPALKQFGVPFVLGRGKNYYARPEILDAGLLLRIRAEYHPSLLDLARLGQIPPLNVPAPTPLDTTDTYLERHPELLEMLEGIRAAPRQPVAFLRWALGVFPIDAASPEARSNLEGLLRDLTERGFEDAARAARFLKLAAEGGNDPDEPVSGSGAVRIMTVHAAKGLEFPITVLFDLSDDPRDRSGRVLVDPESHEVILKDTEAFERIRLHWQRRREGEDLRLLYVALTRARNYLILTGSMGGTGQAQGWLLQLEFLYNQQRPDVRLLHTGKATPAQEVEVQTPELLLDADFATARVDPPPLMVLAPTRNREMLKTTNPPGQDIPEFGKVVGLLTHYAIAFDLEVQDMGRLKTQQILRPYNPDETRSILETVQQMLQTHHALSPDRTSRLEDLAEVPFAFRQGEVTWNGVIDRLFQTPEGWILEDYKTDFLAPEDLGQAVHHYAPQLAVYREAVRRARPDCTPLKVRLVFLALGQVQDVPEEVLDLAMQNLDASPTAAAKNPVDW, via the coding sequence ATGCGCATTCGGGCACGGTCTGCAAGTGCAGGGACCGGCAAGACCACCTCTCTGGTGAGAGAAGTTTTGCTGAGCCTTCCTCAAACCCCCTTAAGGCGCACGGCCATTGTGACCTTCACACGCTCTGGGGCAGCGGATTTGCGGTTGCGTCTGGAGATGGCCCTGCGTGAAATCATCGAGAAGGGCAAGCATCTGGATGTGGTGTCCAGAGACCGAAAGTTGTATCTGGAAGCCCTCTCTGAGCTGCGTGGAGCCACCATCACCACCTTGCATGGCTTTTTTCGAACCCTACTGAGACTGAATGCACCCGGACTCGGGCTGGATCCTGATTTTGCTGCGCAGGATGAACTGGAAAGCCACCTGCTGTTTCAGGAGGCTTGCTTTGAGGTGATTGCTGAAGCGGTGTCGGTACCGATGTCTTCCGGGGTGCCTCTGGTGGCCCAGTGGGGCACCGACGAGACCCTCAGGACCTTGATCGAGTTGCGAAAGCAGCGGGCCTATTCTCCGTTTCAGGCGTATGGGGTGCTGGAAAGGGAATTGCTGGAACTGTATCAGGAGGCTGCCAAACGCACCAGAGAACGGCAGGCAGGTCGGGTCCTTGATCCTGACGATGTGGAGGAGTGGGCACACAGGCTCACCCAGTCGCCGGACATGCTCCAGAGGGTCCATGAGCGCTTCAAGCGGGTGTTCATCGATGAGTTTCAGGATGTGAGCCCGTTGCAGGCCCGCATTGTGCATGCCCTGAAAATTCCTCTGGTGGATCTGGTGGGAGATGCCAAGCAGAGCATTTACGCGTTCAGGAACGCAGATGTGAACGCTTTTCTGGAGCTTTACCAGAATGCAGAGCAACTGACCCCCCTGACTGTTTCTTACCGGCATCCGCCCACACTGGCCCGGATTTTCACGGAGGTGGCAGAGCGGTTTTTTCCTGAGTTTGAAGAGCTGGGTTTGCCTGCCAGAGTCACCTCTGCCCACACCGAAGATCTGACCACGCCCATCGAGGTGCGCTTGACCCGAGCAGACAGCATTGCCCTGGCCCGCAAGCAGGAGGCCGAAGATCTGGCTTTGCGGTTGCGTCGCATCTATGCCAGAGGGACCCCATGGGAAGACATGGTGATTCTGGTGCGTCGCCGAACCAGTTTGCGGTACCTTGAACCTGCCCTCAAGCAGTTTGGGGTGCCTTTTGTGCTGGGACGCGGTAAAAACTATTACGCCCGCCCAGAGATTCTGGATGCTGGACTGCTCCTCAGAATCCGCGCAGAATACCACCCGTCTTTGCTGGATCTGGCCCGCCTCGGGCAAATTCCGCCCCTCAATGTGCCTGCTCCCACACCTCTGGACACCACGGACACCTATCTGGAGCGCCACCCTGAGTTGCTGGAGATGCTGGAAGGCATTCGGGCTGCGCCCAGACAGCCTGTGGCTTTCCTGCGCTGGGCTCTGGGGGTGTTTCCTATTGACGCAGCTTCTCCAGAGGCCAGAAGCAATCTGGAAGGTCTGCTGCGCGACCTGACCGAACGCGGATTTGAAGATGCTGCCAGAGCCGCCCGGTTCCTCAAGTTGGCTGCCGAAGGCGGCAACGACCCGGATGAACCGGTCAGTGGCTCGGGTGCAGTTCGGATCATGACGGTGCATGCTGCCAAGGGACTGGAATTCCCCATCACTGTGCTGTTTGACCTGTCCGACGATCCCAGAGACCGCTCGGGTCGGGTGCTGGTGGACCCCGAGTCCCATGAGGTGATCCTCAAAGACACCGAAGCTTTTGAACGCATCCGTTTGCACTGGCAACGCAGGCGTGAGGGAGAGGATTTGCGCTTGCTTTACGTGGCCCTCACCCGTGCACGCAACTACCTGATCCTGACGGGGTCCATGGGAGGGACTGGGCAAGCACAGGGATGGTTGCTCCAGTTGGAGTTCTTGTACAACCAGCAACGGCCTGATGTGCGCCTGCTTCACACAGGCAAGGCCACACCTGCTCAGGAGGTGGAGGTCCAAACCCCAGAGTTGCTGCTGGATGCAGATTTTGCCACCGCCCGGGTGGATCCTCCGCCTCTGATGGTGCTTGCCCCCACGCGCAACCGGGAAATGCTGAAAACCACAAATCCGCCGGGGCAGGACATCCCGGAGTTCGGCAAGGTGGTGGGCCTCCTGACCCATTACGCCATTGCCTTTGACCTTGAGGTGCAGGACATGGGTCGCCTGAAAACCCAGCAAATCCTCAGGCCTTACAATCCCGATGAAACCCGCTCCATTCTGGAAACCGTGCAACAGATGCTGCAAACCCATCATGCTCTGTCCCCAGACCGGACTTCCAGACTGGAAGACCTTGCAGAAGTGCCATTCGCTTTTCGGCAAGGGGAGGTCACATGGAACGGGGTCATTGACCGGCTGTTTCAAACCCCAGAGGGTTGGATTCTGGAAGATTACAAGACCGATTTTCTGGCCCCAGAGGACCTGGGGCAAGCGGTGCACCATTACGCCCCCCAGCTGGCGGTTTACCGTGAAGCCGTCAGGCGGGCCAGACCAGACTGCACCCCCCTGAAAGTCAGGTTGGTGTTTCTGGCTCTGGGTCAGGTTCAGGACGTTCCTGAAGAAGTTCTGGATCTGGCCATGCAGAATCTGGACGCGAGTCCCACGGCAGCAGCGAAAAATCCAGTAGACTGGTAG
- a CDS encoding SRPBCC family protein has protein sequence MQDPIQFKQSFPIRSRPDVLFRLVGDPKKRMRWDKSLRKFQYDGEEKLQVGSKMKGLLQWKYGGMAFQTKITHLQGPNRLSLESLRPFGLIEKMSQQWSFKPMPGGAEVTFTFTVVPRFKFVRRGIERMVQGLFAETLLELQRAVDSSTAGAMEEAAQDIAKKQREERKKKKKKA, from the coding sequence ATGCAGGACCCGATCCAGTTCAAACAGAGCTTTCCCATTCGTTCCCGTCCAGATGTGTTGTTCCGTCTGGTGGGTGACCCCAAGAAACGCATGCGCTGGGACAAATCCCTGCGAAAATTCCAGTACGACGGTGAAGAAAAATTGCAGGTGGGTTCCAAAATGAAAGGCTTGCTGCAGTGGAAGTATGGCGGCATGGCCTTCCAGACCAAAATCACACACCTGCAAGGTCCAAACCGTCTGTCTCTGGAGAGCCTTCGCCCTTTTGGCCTCATTGAAAAAATGAGCCAGCAGTGGTCTTTCAAACCCATGCCTGGTGGCGCAGAAGTCACCTTCACGTTCACGGTGGTCCCGAGGTTCAAATTTGTGCGCCGTGGCATTGAGCGCATGGTGCAGGGCCTTTTTGCAGAAACCCTGCTGGAACTGCAGCGGGCAGTGGACTCTTCCACGGCTGGAGCCATGGAAGAAGCTGCTCAGGACATTGCCAAAAAACAGCGTGAAGAACGCAAAAAGAAGAAAAAGAAAGCCTGA
- a CDS encoding ABC transporter ATP-binding protein, with translation MTVVLQSSGLSKSYTLGVETVHALKRADLQIHQSSFVAVMGPSGSGKSTLLNLLGLLDTPDEGEVTLAGVKTRGLNDDALTLLRRDRIGFIFQTFELIPTLSAEENILLTSDLSGKLKEARQHLPGLTQRLGLSGRLKNRPSELSGGQRQRVAIARALINRPSVILADEPTGNLDSKNGREVLEIFQTGVREDGWTVVMVTHDPAAALAADKIVFLRDGEIVGETETSSPDARAKIEEFVGV, from the coding sequence ATGACTGTCGTCTTGCAATCCTCTGGCCTCAGCAAAAGTTATACCCTTGGCGTGGAAACCGTGCACGCACTGAAAAGAGCCGACCTGCAAATCCATCAAAGCAGTTTTGTGGCGGTGATGGGTCCCTCTGGGAGCGGAAAGAGCACCCTCCTCAATCTGCTGGGTTTGCTGGACACCCCGGATGAAGGCGAAGTGACCCTTGCAGGGGTGAAAACCAGAGGCCTGAATGACGATGCCCTGACTTTGCTCAGGCGGGATCGCATTGGATTCATTTTTCAGACCTTCGAACTGATTCCCACCCTCAGTGCAGAAGAAAACATTCTGCTCACCTCTGACCTCTCTGGAAAACTCAAAGAAGCCCGCCAGCATTTGCCCGGTTTGACCCAGCGTCTGGGCCTCTCTGGTCGCCTGAAAAACCGGCCTTCTGAGCTCTCAGGGGGGCAACGCCAGCGGGTGGCCATTGCCAGAGCCCTGATCAACCGACCATCGGTGATTCTGGCCGATGAACCCACCGGAAACCTCGACAGCAAAAACGGTCGGGAGGTGCTGGAGATTTTCCAAACCGGGGTGCGTGAAGATGGCTGGACGGTGGTGATGGTCACCCACGATCCAGCTGCAGCTCTGGCCGCAGACAAAATCGTGTTCTTGCGGGACGGTGAAATTGTGGGGGAGACCGAAACCAGCAGTCCAGACGCTCGGGCCAAAATTGAGGAGTTTGTCGGCGTTTGA
- a CDS encoding LacI family DNA-binding transcriptional regulator, which produces MSRATLRAVAERAGVSYQTVSNIINNTKAVKPETRERVEQVIRELGFVPNFTARVLRQQKSMTLGCVFYEVADFDLQDPYRNMIQAAVSKAAKQANYSLLTYHVFRENPADFEELKIHLSQGRLDGLIFLSPSIPQSIIEEISHWQRPVVLYDRFEESTDLPSFMPQYADGMRLLVEHLTSRGRKRLAFVAGRREDHTQSGELRLSSFLEAAKAQGALASEEHLCFGDWSFESGKKAFSQLWNLNPRPDAILAANDRMAIGLLHAALEAGISVPQEVAITGFDDIEFSQYTHPTLTTVHVPYIEMVDRAIDALLAMIDGEEVQDHLWLPVTLSVRQSS; this is translated from the coding sequence GTGTCCCGTGCCACCTTGCGTGCTGTTGCGGAACGTGCTGGTGTGTCTTACCAGACGGTTTCCAACATCATCAACAACACAAAAGCGGTCAAACCTGAAACCCGTGAACGGGTGGAACAGGTGATCCGTGAGCTGGGTTTTGTGCCCAACTTCACGGCACGGGTTTTGCGCCAGCAGAAATCCATGACTCTGGGTTGCGTGTTCTACGAGGTCGCAGATTTCGACCTGCAGGACCCCTACCGCAACATGATTCAAGCTGCAGTTTCGAAAGCTGCTAAACAGGCCAATTACAGCCTGCTCACCTACCATGTGTTCCGTGAAAACCCGGCAGATTTTGAAGAACTCAAAATCCACCTGTCGCAGGGGAGACTGGATGGCCTGATTTTCCTGAGCCCCAGCATTCCCCAGTCGATCATCGAGGAAATTTCCCACTGGCAACGTCCGGTGGTGCTCTATGACCGCTTTGAGGAAAGCACCGATTTGCCGTCCTTCATGCCTCAATATGCCGATGGAATGCGTTTGCTGGTGGAGCACCTCACCTCCAGAGGTCGCAAGCGTCTGGCCTTTGTGGCTGGACGCAGGGAAGACCACACCCAGTCTGGAGAGTTGCGCCTGAGCAGTTTTCTGGAAGCCGCAAAAGCACAGGGTGCTCTGGCTTCAGAGGAACACCTGTGTTTTGGAGACTGGTCTTTCGAGAGTGGAAAGAAGGCTTTCTCGCAACTCTGGAACCTCAACCCGCGCCCAGATGCGATTCTGGCCGCCAACGACAGAATGGCCATAGGTTTGTTGCATGCTGCGCTTGAGGCTGGCATATCCGTGCCTCAGGAGGTGGCCATCACCGGTTTCGATGACATCGAGTTTTCCCAGTACACCCATCCCACCCTGACCACCGTGCATGTGCCATACATCGAAATGGTGGACCGGGCCATCGATGCCCTGCTGGCCATGATTGATGGAGAGGAAGTGCAGGATCACCTCTGGCTTCCTGTGACCCTGAGCGTCCGCCAGTCGTCCTGA
- a CDS encoding carbohydrate ABC transporter permease, with amino-acid sequence MNPSEATPEPTVFRTVNRSVRQEAITGLLFVLPAFIGFVLFYLYPAIRGLWISFTDWNMLREPTFVGFENYLQVFQDEKFWNALWITFKYVLLNIPIQTLLGILLAVAMDRVVKSTVIRGLMILPYLLSNVLVALVFLWLLDPSLGIVNAGLQALGLPKQDFFVSTDQALPTVAFVNIWRHAGFTALLFYAGLQSIPRSVYEAAKIDGASENQTFWRITLPLLRPVTVFVAVTSIIGSFQIFDTVAVATNGGPADATKVLVYYIYENGFAFFKMGYATAMSMVLFAILIIFTLLQLKFFRADQSDLA; translated from the coding sequence ATGAACCCCAGCGAAGCCACCCCCGAGCCCACCGTTTTCAGAACGGTCAACCGCAGTGTCCGGCAGGAAGCCATCACCGGCCTTTTGTTTGTGTTGCCTGCCTTCATTGGATTTGTGCTGTTCTACCTGTATCCGGCCATCCGGGGACTGTGGATCAGTTTCACCGACTGGAACATGCTCCGGGAACCCACCTTCGTGGGTTTTGAGAATTACCTGCAGGTTTTCCAGGACGAAAAATTCTGGAATGCCTTGTGGATCACTTTCAAATACGTTTTGCTCAACATTCCCATCCAGACCCTCTTGGGGATTTTGCTGGCCGTGGCCATGGACCGGGTGGTCAAAAGCACCGTCATTCGGGGCCTGATGATTCTGCCTTACCTGCTGTCCAACGTGCTGGTGGCTCTGGTGTTCCTGTGGCTGCTGGACCCTTCTCTGGGCATTGTCAATGCCGGGTTGCAAGCTCTGGGCCTGCCAAAACAGGACTTTTTCGTGTCCACCGATCAGGCGCTTCCCACCGTGGCTTTTGTGAACATCTGGAGGCATGCTGGATTCACTGCCCTCTTGTTCTACGCCGGACTCCAGAGCATCCCCCGCAGTGTGTATGAGGCTGCCAAAATCGACGGAGCCAGCGAAAACCAGACCTTCTGGAGGATCACCCTGCCCCTTCTTAGACCTGTGACGGTTTTTGTGGCCGTGACCTCCATCATCGGATCTTTCCAGATTTTTGACACCGTGGCTGTGGCCACCAACGGCGGACCTGCAGATGCCACCAAGGTGCTGGTGTACTACATCTACGAAAACGGTTTTGCTTTCTTCAAGATGGGCTACGCCACCGCCATGAGCATGGTGCTGTTCGCCATCCTGATCATTTTCACCCTCCTGCAACTCAAATTCTTCCGCGCCGACCAGTCGGATCTGGCCTGA
- a CDS encoding carbohydrate ABC transporter permease: MTVQTAKPHKRFEWDRFFAWFGITLVILLSIFPIWIVLKTALSSSTTLFEGASRILPSEPTLDNFKRVLGMVSAEEALKAGGSGQSVNFLKAIKNSVVFTGLIVLGQTFFSALAAYAFARLKFPFRDQIFTLFLSAMMIPGIVLFIPNFITIKNLGWLNTMQGMVAPYILMTPFAVFFLRQFFLSIPRETEEAALLDGASPFMIFWKIVLPMSQGPLATLGILTTIGMWNEFFWPYLIGKDEGVYTLPVALQQFQTQTPQGSPDWTGLMAGAFLSIIPVFILLVVMGKRVIESLAFSGGK, encoded by the coding sequence ATGACCGTGCAAACTGCAAAACCTCACAAGCGATTCGAATGGGACAGGTTTTTCGCCTGGTTTGGCATCACCCTCGTGATCCTGCTGTCCATTTTCCCCATCTGGATTGTGCTGAAGACCGCCCTGAGTTCCAGCACCACCCTCTTTGAAGGGGCCTCCAGAATCCTGCCCTCCGAACCCACGCTGGACAACTTCAAACGGGTGCTGGGCATGGTGAGCGCCGAAGAAGCCCTCAAGGCCGGAGGCTCGGGCCAGAGTGTGAATTTCCTCAAGGCCATCAAGAACTCGGTGGTGTTCACCGGACTGATCGTGCTGGGACAGACCTTCTTCTCCGCTCTGGCTGCATATGCTTTCGCTCGACTGAAATTCCCCTTCAGGGACCAGATCTTCACCCTGTTCCTGAGCGCCATGATGATCCCCGGCATTGTGCTGTTCATCCCCAACTTCATCACCATCAAGAACCTCGGGTGGCTCAACACCATGCAAGGCATGGTCGCCCCCTACATCCTGATGACCCCCTTCGCGGTGTTCTTCCTGAGGCAGTTTTTCCTCTCCATTCCCCGTGAAACCGAAGAAGCCGCCCTGCTCGATGGTGCATCCCCCTTCATGATCTTCTGGAAAATCGTCCTCCCCATGAGTCAGGGGCCTCTGGCAACACTGGGCATCCTCACCACCATTGGCATGTGGAACGAGTTCTTCTGGCCTTACCTGATCGGCAAAGACGAGGGTGTGTACACCCTGCCTGTCGCCCTGCAACAGTTCCAGACCCAGACCCCACAAGGTTCACCCGACTGGACAGGCCTGATGGCCGGAGCCTTTCTCTCCATCATTCCTGTGTTCATCCTGCTGGTGGTGATGGGCAAACGGGTCATCGAATCCCTCGCCTTCAGTGGCGGCAAATAG
- a CDS encoding ABC transporter substrate-binding protein: MKKFVTISSILALTSSAHAATTVDYWLWDSSQLPAYQQCARDFQKLNPDISIKITQKGWDDYWTGITTGFVAGTAPDVFTNHLSKYPEFALNGQIVDIAPYIKKDGVKDIYLEGLYTLWGRDGKQYGLPKDWDTVAIIYNKDMLKKAGIDPKALSNLKWNPKDGGTFEKLVAQLTLDQNGNNGLSKGFDKSKVKQYGLINPWDPNPYGQTGWSWLAVSNGFKFNDGLYATKYYYDDPKLAETIQWLTDLALKKGYLLPYKDTKGLGANANFVAGKGAMTTDGSWMIKWYIENAKFDVGFALLPVGPSGKRVSMFNGLADSIWSGSKKKDEVWKWVKYLGSEACESAVGKFGVVFPATKKGVSNALAAHKKNGADVSAFTKLTQTKGSTFLFPITDNASQINSIMTTALENVYLGKANAAEALKEANEKVNKLFK; this comes from the coding sequence ATGAAAAAGTTCGTGACCATCAGCAGCATTCTGGCCCTCACCTCTAGCGCACACGCCGCCACCACGGTGGATTACTGGCTCTGGGACAGCAGTCAGCTTCCCGCTTACCAGCAGTGCGCCAGAGACTTTCAGAAACTCAACCCTGACATCAGCATCAAAATCACCCAGAAAGGCTGGGACGATTACTGGACCGGCATCACCACCGGGTTTGTGGCAGGTACCGCCCCTGATGTGTTCACCAACCACCTCTCCAAGTACCCCGAGTTCGCCCTGAACGGCCAGATTGTGGACATCGCCCCTTACATCAAAAAAGACGGTGTGAAAGACATCTATCTGGAAGGCCTGTACACCCTGTGGGGCAGGGACGGGAAGCAGTATGGTCTGCCCAAAGACTGGGACACCGTGGCCATCATCTACAACAAGGACATGCTGAAAAAAGCCGGGATCGATCCCAAAGCCCTGTCCAACCTCAAGTGGAACCCCAAAGATGGAGGCACCTTTGAGAAACTGGTCGCCCAGCTGACCCTTGACCAGAACGGCAACAACGGCCTCTCCAAGGGCTTCGACAAGAGCAAAGTGAAGCAGTACGGCCTGATCAACCCCTGGGACCCCAACCCCTACGGACAGACCGGCTGGAGCTGGCTGGCGGTCTCCAACGGCTTCAAGTTCAACGATGGCCTGTACGCCACCAAATACTATTACGATGATCCCAAACTGGCTGAAACCATCCAGTGGCTTACCGATCTGGCCCTCAAAAAAGGCTACCTGCTGCCCTACAAGGACACCAAAGGTCTGGGTGCCAACGCCAACTTTGTGGCAGGCAAAGGGGCCATGACCACCGACGGAAGCTGGATGATCAAGTGGTACATCGAAAACGCCAAATTTGATGTGGGCTTCGCCCTGCTGCCTGTGGGTCCCTCTGGAAAACGCGTCAGCATGTTCAACGGCCTTGCAGACAGCATCTGGAGTGGCAGCAAGAAAAAAGACGAAGTCTGGAAATGGGTCAAGTACCTCGGCTCTGAAGCCTGCGAAAGCGCAGTGGGCAAATTTGGAGTGGTGTTCCCTGCCACCAAAAAAGGGGTGAGCAACGCTCTGGCAGCCCACAAGAAGAACGGTGCAGATGTCTCCGCCTTCACCAAACTGACCCAGACCAAAGGCTCCACCTTCCTGTTCCCGATCACCGACAACGCCAGCCAGATCAACTCGATCATGACCACCGCGCTGGAAAACGTGTATCTCGGCAAGGCCAATGCTGCTGAAGCCCTCAAAGAGGCCAACGAGAAAGTCAACAAACTCTTCAAGTAA